Proteins co-encoded in one Desulforegulaceae bacterium genomic window:
- a CDS encoding lycopene cyclase domain-containing protein, which translates to MFNLVKILGFGIEDILFLVGLSAFTSTVYAFCFRLLYVVKKGRTLFKIVCRFLGVFSLTFIGIGIAVFFNIQMIYGSFGIMFSIGLFIVFLRKDLILPGVAGGSLSVIVYALLCFCLQWVFPDIFKLTWHTEQFLNIFIAGIPLEELIYGFAAGWVATVFYPFVFCMGFEPR; encoded by the coding sequence TTGTTTAATTTGGTTAAAATACTTGGTTTTGGTATTGAAGATATTCTCTTTTTGGTAGGCTTGTCTGCCTTTACCTCAACTGTTTATGCTTTTTGTTTCAGGCTTTTGTATGTCGTGAAAAAAGGGAGAACTTTATTTAAAATTGTTTGTAGATTCCTGGGTGTTTTTAGTCTGACCTTTATTGGGATTGGCATTGCTGTTTTTTTTAACATTCAAATGATTTATGGTTCCTTTGGTATTATGTTTAGTATTGGACTTTTTATTGTTTTTTTACGTAAAGATTTGATTCTGCCCGGAGTAGCAGGAGGAAGTTTGTCTGTAATTGTTTATGCTCTGCTCTGTTTTTGTCTTCAATGGGTTTTCCCTGATATTTTTAAACTGACCTGGCATACAGAACAATTTTTAAATATTTTTATTGCAGGGATTCCCCTTGAAGAACTGATTTATGGTTTTGCAGCGGGTTGGGTTGCCACAGTTTTTTATCCTTTTGTTTTTTGTATGGGTTTTGAACCCCGCTGA
- a CDS encoding (2Fe-2S)-binding protein: MQILQKIDKCPDCGEPGQKIKNETVLFAVKKSFKEKIGKKDFSLCRNPDCETGYFNNDINTKIHKNDFKRPIWFKTGADPVIICYCKNIKEEDIIKTVVKTGLDEINKITFYLKNSLGENCRINNPTGHCCSGAFKDTIKKGLLKREELSKTGDKSLDSVKISLKELDKKIADLSKIIKHNCNC; the protein is encoded by the coding sequence ATGCAGATTCTTCAAAAAATAGACAAATGCCCGGACTGCGGTGAGCCAGGCCAGAAAATAAAAAATGAAACTGTTCTTTTTGCAGTAAAAAAAAGTTTCAAAGAAAAAATAGGAAAAAAAGATTTTTCTTTATGCAGAAACCCTGATTGTGAAACCGGCTATTTTAATAATGATATAAATACAAAAATCCACAAAAACGATTTTAAAAGACCAATCTGGTTTAAAACAGGAGCAGATCCTGTAATTATATGTTATTGCAAAAACATAAAAGAAGAAGATATTATAAAAACTGTTGTTAAAACAGGCCTTGATGAAATAAACAAAATAACCTTTTACCTTAAAAACTCCCTTGGAGAAAACTGCAGAATTAACAACCCTACAGGCCATTGTTGCTCAGGAGCTTTTAAAGATACCATAAAAAAAGGCCTTTTAAAAAGAGAAGAACTTTCAAAAACCGGTGATAAAAGTTTAGATTCTGTTAAAATTAGTTTAAAAGAACTTGATAAAAAAATTGCCGATTTATCCAAAATAATAAAACACAATTGTAATTGCTGA
- a CDS encoding MarC family protein, giving the protein MESILNTFIAYFVIVDPIGTSLIFNALTNDKPRSYIKKMALRSVVLSTFLVLVFGFWGIGLLENLGIQMESFKIAGGILIFYAAFGMITKPDENQENIESKEYEDISVFPLTIPLIAGPGCLTMTVIIFSNAKDTGANHLPIVLSILTVYLITFFSFIFSKTIVRIAGKTINNIFKRLLGVLLASLAIQFIAEGIKGLLLQ; this is encoded by the coding sequence ATGGAATCAATTCTTAATACATTTATTGCATATTTTGTTATTGTCGATCCAATTGGAACTTCATTGATTTTTAATGCATTAACCAATGACAAGCCAAGATCCTATATAAAAAAAATGGCTCTTCGTTCTGTTGTTTTATCCACATTTCTTGTTCTGGTTTTTGGATTCTGGGGAATAGGACTTTTAGAAAACCTTGGAATACAAATGGAATCTTTTAAGATTGCAGGCGGTATTCTTATTTTTTATGCAGCATTTGGCATGATTACCAAACCCGATGAAAATCAGGAAAACATAGAATCAAAAGAATATGAAGATATTTCTGTTTTTCCGCTGACAATTCCTCTTATTGCCGGTCCTGGATGTCTTACCATGACAGTAATTATTTTTTCCAATGCAAAAGATACCGGAGCAAATCATCTTCCAATAGTTTTATCCATCCTTACAGTTTATCTTATAACCTTTTTTTCATTTATTTTTTCAAAAACAATTGTAAGGATTGCAGGAAAGACAATAAACAATATATTTAAAAGACTCCTTGGAGTACTCCTTGCTTCCCTTGCAATCCAGTTTATTGCCGAAGGAATAAAAGGACTTTTATTACAATAA
- a CDS encoding sulfite exporter TauE/SafE family protein produces MPELVFIVAGWFAGGLINGVAGFGAAMIAMPLIAPFIDLSVAVPSCTLIVLTLNFQVGWTFRKYIQWRYVKGIFIGAIPGVILSVFILEYVSETYLKAGMGAFITLYALWGLYSDNRGIRILSPVWGYLAGLLSSALGMAFGFNGPPLAAYIAYSGCSAQAVKGILGAGFIITGTFIVTAKAVTGEMTQTVLLTYAFSTPAVIVGSKLGIWASSYLNETSYRKVLFVALAAMGLKIVWSVFF; encoded by the coding sequence ATGCCAGAACTGGTGTTTATAGTGGCAGGATGGTTTGCAGGTGGTCTTATTAACGGTGTTGCAGGCTTTGGAGCTGCCATGATTGCAATGCCCCTGATTGCACCGTTTATTGATTTGTCGGTGGCAGTGCCAAGCTGTACCTTAATTGTACTGACTTTAAATTTTCAGGTTGGCTGGACATTTCGAAAATATATTCAATGGCGTTATGTCAAAGGGATTTTTATCGGGGCAATTCCCGGTGTAATTTTAAGCGTGTTTATCCTGGAGTATGTTTCTGAAACCTATCTTAAAGCCGGGATGGGGGCATTTATAACGCTCTACGCACTTTGGGGGTTGTATTCAGATAACCGGGGTATTAGGATCCTCAGTCCTGTATGGGGTTATCTGGCCGGCCTCTTGTCTTCTGCCCTGGGCATGGCGTTTGGCTTTAACGGACCGCCATTGGCTGCCTATATTGCCTATAGCGGCTGCTCGGCACAAGCTGTAAAGGGAATTCTTGGTGCAGGCTTTATTATCACAGGCACTTTTATAGTAACAGCCAAGGCAGTGACAGGTGAAATGACACAAACTGTTTTGCTCACCTACGCTTTTTCTACCCCGGCGGTGATAGTGGGCAGCAAACTTGGCATATGGGCTTCATCATATTTGAACGAGACTTCTTATCGCAAAGTGCTGTTTGTGGCTCTTGCTGCAATGGGACTAAAAATTGTGTGGTCTGTTTTTTTCTAA
- a CDS encoding TrkH family potassium uptake protein, with product MRWGFVFEVCGVLIVFAGLAQIFPLLWSLYYNDGIAVSILYSMLFSVTMGAVLRFGLRRKTKRPVSAREGMAMVTLGWAAVSFFSALPFWFSSSIPSFSSAFFESVSGLTTTGSTILTDIEAMPKSLLFWRSFLQWVGGMGIVLFSIAILPFIGIGGMALFKAEVPTPLPDKLKPRLQETAKLLWWVYALISLLGVIALKLGGMTFFDSLCHALTTLPSGGFSTKNASIAHYDSAYIDFVLIFFMILAGLNFTLHFQFLRGRKITAFNDPEAKVFLITILILSLIVTFNLFGSVYDNVFDAFRYGSFQIVSIITTTGYATADYELWPGMSQVIIFFCFFVGSSAGSTAGGMKFIRIMICAKYCYKEIFKLIHPRAVSQIKIGGQSLDDGVVHSILGFMVLYIGIFVIAAILLASMGVDLLTTISASASAIGNIGPGFGYVGPTESYASIPDAGKWLLGICMLIGRLEIYTVIILFVPAFWRD from the coding sequence ATGAGATGGGGATTTGTATTTGAGGTTTGCGGAGTTCTTATAGTTTTTGCTGGGCTTGCCCAGATTTTTCCGCTTTTATGGTCTCTATATTATAATGATGGAATAGCTGTTTCAATTTTGTATTCAATGCTTTTTTCAGTAACCATGGGTGCAGTTTTAAGGTTTGGATTGAGGAGAAAAACAAAAAGACCTGTGAGTGCCAGAGAAGGAATGGCAATGGTTACTTTGGGATGGGCTGCAGTATCTTTTTTCAGTGCTTTGCCATTTTGGTTTTCATCTTCAATCCCAAGTTTTTCTTCAGCTTTTTTTGAGTCTGTTTCAGGTCTTACAACCACAGGCTCAACAATTCTTACTGATATTGAAGCCATGCCCAAATCTTTGCTTTTTTGGAGAAGTTTTCTTCAATGGGTTGGAGGAATGGGAATAGTCTTGTTTTCAATTGCAATTCTTCCCTTTATTGGAATTGGGGGAATGGCCCTTTTTAAAGCTGAAGTTCCAACTCCTTTGCCAGATAAACTCAAGCCAAGGCTTCAGGAAACAGCAAAACTTTTATGGTGGGTTTATGCTTTAATTTCTCTTTTGGGAGTTATAGCTTTAAAATTGGGTGGAATGACTTTTTTTGATTCCTTATGTCATGCCTTAACAACCCTGCCAAGTGGCGGATTTTCAACAAAAAACGCATCTATTGCCCATTATGACAGTGCTTATATAGATTTTGTACTTATATTTTTTATGATTCTGGCCGGTCTTAATTTTACTCTTCATTTTCAATTTCTCAGGGGCAGAAAAATAACTGCTTTTAACGATCCTGAAGCCAAAGTTTTTCTTATTACTATTTTGATTTTATCTCTTATTGTAACCTTCAATCTTTTTGGTTCAGTTTATGACAATGTTTTTGATGCTTTCAGGTATGGTTCTTTCCAGATTGTTTCAATAATTACCACAACAGGATATGCAACTGCAGATTATGAGCTTTGGCCTGGAATGTCCCAGGTGATTATTTTTTTCTGTTTTTTTGTGGGGTCTTCAGCAGGCTCAACAGCCGGAGGTATGAAGTTTATAAGAATAATGATTTGTGCCAAATACTGTTATAAAGAAATTTTTAAACTTATTCACCCAAGGGCTGTAAGCCAGATTAAAATCGGTGGTCAATCCCTTGATGATGGTGTTGTTCACAGCATTTTGGGATTTATGGTTTTGTATATTGGGATTTTTGTAATTGCAGCAATTCTTCTTGCTTCAATGGGTGTTGATCTTCTTACCACAATCAGTGCTTCAGCTTCCGCCATAGGAAATATCGGCCCTGGTTTTGGATATGTTGGGCCTACAGAAAGTTATGCTTCCATTCCCGATGCTGGCAAATGGCTTCTTGGAATTTGTATGCTTATTGGAAGACTTGAAATTTATACTGTAATTATTCTTTTTGTTCCTGCTTTTTGGAGAGATTGA
- the trkA gene encoding Trk system potassium transporter TrkA, with protein sequence MKIIIVGAGQVGFHIASRLANEHKDVVVIDKNPQAINKLSDKIDVQGIIGDGNSPLVLEEAGIKGAESLLAVTDSDDVNLVACLTANMISPNTRKFARLRNPDFDNYHKALKESPPFIEAIINPEMEAVKSIVRLMNVPGAVESGEFVGGRVKFVGFRLDEDSVMDGVKLFDLKNILGNTRALVAAIVRDEELIIPQGKTPLQKGDLIYLITDKENLRPALTAFGKEHKPVKKAMIVGGGELGRRLAIELEEKNINTKIIEIDKQRCLYLADILNKAIVLNGDGSDQSLLLEENIGSMDMVISLTGDEETNILSSLLAKKMGAGSTITKILKFSYFGLMPAIGLEKVVNPRLSAIDSFLQHIRRGKVLSAISINGEQAEVMEAIALETSGIVDKPIHEIDFPKGALIIGIIHGDKIEIPTGSSIIYPNDRVIIFAERKAVSKIEKILSVKLEFF encoded by the coding sequence TTGAAAATCATTATTGTGGGTGCAGGACAGGTTGGATTCCATATTGCAAGCCGGCTTGCCAATGAGCACAAAGATGTTGTGGTCATAGATAAAAACCCACAGGCAATTAACAAACTTTCTGATAAAATAGATGTTCAGGGAATCATAGGTGATGGAAATAGTCCTCTTGTTCTTGAAGAAGCCGGGATTAAAGGTGCGGAATCCCTTTTGGCGGTAACTGATTCAGACGATGTTAATCTTGTGGCATGTCTTACTGCCAATATGATTTCACCTAATACTAGAAAGTTTGCAAGATTAAGAAACCCTGATTTTGATAATTATCATAAAGCATTAAAAGAAAGCCCTCCTTTTATTGAAGCAATAATTAACCCTGAAATGGAAGCAGTTAAATCAATTGTCAGGCTGATGAATGTACCCGGTGCTGTGGAATCAGGAGAATTTGTAGGTGGAAGGGTTAAGTTTGTTGGATTTCGTCTTGATGAAGATTCTGTCATGGACGGAGTAAAACTTTTTGATTTGAAAAACATTTTAGGAAATACCAGGGCTCTTGTGGCAGCCATAGTCAGGGATGAAGAACTTATTATCCCCCAGGGTAAAACCCCTTTGCAAAAAGGTGATTTGATTTATCTTATTACAGATAAGGAAAATTTAAGACCTGCCCTTACAGCTTTTGGGAAAGAACACAAACCTGTTAAAAAAGCAATGATTGTGGGAGGAGGGGAGCTTGGAAGAAGACTTGCCATTGAGCTTGAAGAAAAAAATATAAACACAAAAATCATTGAAATAGATAAGCAACGATGTCTTTATCTTGCAGATATATTAAACAAAGCCATTGTTTTAAATGGAGATGGCTCTGATCAGTCTCTTCTTCTTGAAGAAAATATTGGTAGCATGGATATGGTGATAAGTCTTACAGGAGATGAGGAAACAAATATTCTTTCTTCTCTTTTGGCAAAAAAAATGGGTGCTGGCAGCACAATAACAAAAATTTTAAAATTTAGTTATTTTGGATTAATGCCTGCTATCGGACTTGAAAAAGTGGTAAATCCAAGACTTTCAGCCATTGATTCTTTTTTACAGCACATTAGAAGGGGAAAGGTTTTGTCTGCTATTTCAATTAATGGCGAACAGGCAGAAGTAATGGAGGCAATTGCTCTTGAAACCTCTGGAATTGTAGATAAGCCTATTCATGAAATTGACTTTCCAAAAGGAGCTTTGATTATAGGAATAATCCATGGGGATAAAATTGAAATTCCAACAGGTTCAAGTATAATTTATCCAAACGACAGGGTGATAATTTTTGCTGAACGAAAAGCTGTTTCAAAAATTGAAAAAATTCTAAGCGTAAAACTGGAGTTCTTTTAA
- the fliW gene encoding flagellar assembly protein FliW produces MESNKIKVETTRFGEVEILKEKIYSFPDGIPGFPKCKKFCILDNNKNTLFKWLQSVEKPELAFVIFDPFLLKKDYDIFIDNEALKTLQVDKREEIIVTVILTIPKGKPKEITANLKAPLIFNIVKKIGKQIILNDSKYPLEFPVYNSLSENSEKGDK; encoded by the coding sequence GTGGAATCAAATAAAATTAAAGTAGAAACAACTCGTTTTGGAGAGGTTGAAATTCTAAAAGAAAAAATATATTCTTTCCCTGACGGAATACCCGGGTTTCCAAAATGCAAAAAATTCTGCATTTTAGACAACAATAAAAATACTCTTTTCAAATGGCTTCAGTCAGTAGAAAAGCCTGAACTTGCCTTTGTTATTTTCGACCCTTTTCTTTTGAAAAAAGATTATGATATTTTTATTGATAATGAAGCCCTGAAAACACTTCAGGTTGATAAAAGAGAAGAAATAATTGTTACTGTAATCCTTACAATTCCCAAAGGAAAACCAAAGGAAATAACAGCTAACCTCAAAGCTCCTCTTATATTTAATATTGTCAAAAAAATTGGAAAACAAATAATTTTAAATGATTCTAAATACCCTCTTGAATTTCCTGTGTACAATTCTTTATCAGAAAATTCGGAAAAAGGAGATAAATAA
- the csrA gene encoding carbon storage regulator CsrA, protein MLVLARQKNEAIMIGNNIEIKVVEIKGGKVRLGISAPSDIPVHRKEVFEEIMEKNLKAAEFDMADFEITSVQTKGEMDKL, encoded by the coding sequence ATGCTTGTCCTTGCCAGGCAGAAAAATGAAGCTATTATGATAGGGAATAATATTGAAATAAAAGTTGTTGAAATAAAAGGCGGCAAGGTAAGACTTGGAATATCTGCACCCTCAGATATCCCTGTTCACAGGAAAGAAGTTTTTGAAGAAATAATGGAAAAGAACCTTAAAGCAGCAGAGTTTGATATGGCCGATTTTGAAATTACTTCAGTACAAACCAAAGGAGAAATGGACAAACTTTGA
- a CDS encoding flagellar protein FlaG, which translates to MKITEKPIEVSKVADIKNFQSSNPSVKNMETARSELLVKKTEHIEKTAQDVQDYFKNLVEDKETLEEVLKFINSDLVHQNTSIEFSFNETINQMMVQVKDRVTGEVIRGLPPEHLVKLMEKFRVNGSLEGVILSKEV; encoded by the coding sequence ATGAAAATAACAGAAAAACCTATTGAAGTTTCTAAGGTTGCCGATATAAAAAATTTTCAAAGTTCAAATCCATCAGTAAAAAATATGGAAACTGCCAGATCTGAGCTTTTGGTTAAAAAAACTGAGCATATTGAAAAAACTGCTCAGGATGTCCAGGATTATTTTAAAAATCTGGTAGAAGATAAAGAAACTCTTGAGGAAGTTTTAAAGTTTATTAATTCTGACCTGGTACACCAAAATACTTCAATTGAATTTTCATTTAATGAGACAATAAATCAAATGATGGTCCAGGTTAAAGATAGGGTTACAGGAGAGGTGATAAGAGGACTTCCACCAGAACATCTTGTAAAACTTATGGAAAAATTTCGTGTAAACGGCAGTCTTGAAGGTGTTATTTTAAGTAAAGAAGTTTGA
- the fliS gene encoding flagellar export chaperone FliS, whose product MVYQNRASAYRKTEVSTVTDPNKLIQMLYDGALRFLEKARIGTERKDPKLRGENLGKALNIITELNSCLDIEKGGETAQYLRDLYLYMLSELPKANLTHDTEIIVRSMNYMKELKKLWEERVMGINKDVSSEKKEAAPQKLKERKSFSVAI is encoded by the coding sequence ATGGTTTATCAAAATAGAGCGAGTGCTTATAGAAAAACAGAGGTAAGCACAGTAACAGATCCAAATAAACTTATTCAGATGCTTTATGACGGGGCTTTAAGGTTTCTTGAAAAAGCAAGAATAGGAACTGAAAGAAAAGATCCCAAATTAAGGGGTGAAAATCTTGGCAAAGCCCTTAACATAATAACTGAATTAAATTCTTGCCTTGATATTGAAAAAGGCGGAGAAACAGCTCAATACTTAAGAGATCTTTATCTTTATATGCTTTCAGAGCTTCCCAAAGCTAATCTTACCCATGATACTGAAATTATTGTACGCTCAATGAATTATATGAAAGAGCTTAAAAAACTCTGGGAAGAAAGAGTCATGGGAATAAATAAGGATGTTTCCTCTGAAAAAAAAGAGGCTGCTCCACAAAAGCTTAAGGAAAGAAAGTCTTTTTCCGTTGCAATTTAA
- the fliD gene encoding flagellar filament capping protein FliD yields the protein MAGSISTLGIGSGLDLQNILDQLKEADRIPIRQKESKQLEYKERIEKFDVLQSKFLKTKDIALNLSLQSTYMGRESNLSDSSVLSVNTLEGAELGTYNIKVNSLAQKSSWKSESGMASGDSFVNDTGSAQTFTYEMNGKSVSLQVASGTRLSGFASMINGDSNNPGVKASVIKDGSGADSYKLLLRSETIGEEGRITILDQLSGFKLAEEAGAGGSGLDAEVEVDGVSYKRASNSISDIIQGATLNLQKSGETSFEIETDKSSIKDQILSFVESLKESLSEIKINSNYNTETNEKGSFYNLSSLRTFRSQLINDVINPINIDGSITSMVDLGIEYTRDGEIIINESTLENAIENNFEDLKNFLLGDSENDVTGWADIVNDRFRTATSAANGIVFVEKNSAQSMYDKLVAQVASDQERLDKRYDIMAKQFLELDKYMSRMSSMSSYLSQQIDSMNSAKDK from the coding sequence ATGGCAGGTTCAATTTCAACATTGGGAATAGGCTCTGGTCTTGACCTTCAAAATATTCTTGATCAGCTTAAAGAAGCGGACAGAATTCCCATCAGACAAAAAGAATCAAAGCAGTTAGAATATAAAGAGAGAATTGAAAAATTTGATGTTTTGCAATCAAAGTTTTTAAAAACAAAAGATATTGCCCTTAATTTAAGTCTTCAGTCAACCTATATGGGAAGAGAGTCAAATTTATCAGACTCTTCTGTTTTAAGTGTAAACACCCTTGAAGGTGCAGAACTTGGAACTTACAATATAAAAGTCAATTCCCTTGCCCAGAAAAGCTCCTGGAAATCAGAATCAGGAATGGCTTCAGGAGATTCCTTTGTAAATGATACTGGTTCAGCTCAAACATTTACCTATGAAATGAATGGAAAATCTGTTTCCCTTCAGGTGGCAAGTGGAACCAGGCTTTCTGGTTTTGCTTCAATGATAAATGGAGACTCAAATAATCCCGGAGTAAAGGCAAGTGTTATAAAAGACGGAAGCGGAGCAGATTCTTACAAGCTTCTTTTAAGATCTGAAACAATAGGTGAAGAAGGAAGAATTACTATTTTAGATCAACTTTCAGGATTTAAACTTGCAGAGGAAGCCGGAGCAGGCGGGTCAGGTCTTGATGCTGAAGTTGAAGTTGATGGAGTCAGTTATAAAAGGGCTTCTAATTCAATAAGTGACATAATACAGGGAGCAACCTTAAATCTTCAGAAATCTGGTGAAACTTCTTTTGAAATAGAAACTGACAAATCTTCAATTAAAGATCAGATTTTATCTTTTGTGGAAAGCCTTAAGGAATCTCTTTCTGAAATTAAAATAAACAGCAATTACAATACAGAAACAAATGAAAAAGGCTCGTTTTACAATCTTTCTTCTTTAAGAACCTTTAGATCCCAGCTGATAAACGATGTTATAAATCCAATAAATATTGATGGAAGTATAACTTCAATGGTTGATCTTGGAATTGAATACACAAGAGATGGTGAGATAATAATCAATGAAAGCACTCTTGAAAATGCAATTGAAAATAACTTTGAAGATTTAAAAAACTTTCTTCTTGGAGATAGTGAAAATGATGTCACTGGCTGGGCAGATATAGTCAATGACAGGTTTAGAACTGCAACAAGTGCTGCAAACGGTATAGTTTTTGTTGAAAAAAATTCAGCTCAGTCAATGTATGACAAGCTTGTAGCTCAAGTTGCAAGTGATCAGGAAAGACTTGATAAAAGATATGATATAATGGCAAAGCAATTTCTTGAGCTTGATAAGTATATGAGCAGAATGAGCTCCATGTCTTCATATCTTTCACAGCAGATAGATTCAATGAATTCTGCAAAAGACAAATAA